TATATACGAAAAATTTCTTCACTTAATACCATATTTTTGTATTTGAGAGCTCAATACTAAGATGTGCGCCTAGCTCACACATCATGCACCACTAGATAAAAGCCATGTGGCTTTTTTTGTGTCTCATTATTATATGATTTTATGAAAGAAGTTAAAGGATCTTTTACTATGTTTTGGTTTTAGCCATCAATTCCTTTGAGACTAGTACCTCACGAACATGTTGTTCAACCAGCTTCATTCACATTTGGTAATTgaatgttatattcatcatctttaatgttattgtcattgttgtctTATCTTAATTGAGACTCTACAATTTGATTGAGAATGTCAAGGGTGGTCGGGTGGCTCAAAGGAGAGGCTGGTAAAGCTTTGATTTACGCCCTCGAAATTTTGaggccccaaaaaattttgatagtaagttttatgattttattttaatttagacAATATTAAAGtttgcaaaaaaaaaatacaaaaaaattgtaaaaagaaagaaagtgatGTTATCTTTTGCGTATCAAAAATTTTAGTGGCTCAATAAAATTAACCATTTACCTGGATCTTAACCGAATTATCTGTTCTCTGCATTCAATTGAAACAAACGCTATAACAAAGGAGAACTAAATCAGTTTAAATAAGATAAAACTGATGCTGATTTATCCATTCTATTTTAATTTGCTATGCACAATGGGTTGACGATAAGACCAGAGGTGATGTGCGGGCAGTTGAAAACTAGTTGAATCAATGTGTTGGTCATGAGTGAACCGGCCAAATTATGCTTGAGCCGAGATGTGTATGCTTAATTCGGAGTAATCAAGAGTCATAATTTAACTCGTGCGACATAGAACTATTTCTTCATATGTtcgtttatttttttaaatttggttaaTTACTAATcagcataaaaataatttttcttttctttatcgaTAGAGAAAGTGATGCAGATCCATATGATGTTACGAGATTGCAGAGGATCCTTGAAACTATGGAAGCATGGGGACCCTAAAAAGAACTCAAAAGATGGTATATATGGAGGTCAAAATTGATTATGAATTGCAAGGAAGAAGCCTCAAGTTGAAGACAACTATTGAATTCCATTAACTGCTGAATTTCATCGGCTGTGGGTAGCAACCATGTTAATACCAGGAAAAAATGCAATACACTTGGTTAATTCCTACCACTGCATGATACGACCATTACAAATGATCCAACACAAATAATGAAACTAAAGGCGGGCATTCCAGCTTGTGCAGTAGAATCCAATCTCGCTGAAGTTGACACATTGAGACAGCGCAGCTGTGAGATTTCTTAAATCATCTAATGTGTGAGCTGCACTCAGAGTTATCCTTAACCTGAAAGGAGGATGAAAGTAAATAATGTtcataagaaaggtaaaaagaaaaattagaaagttgaatatatatctttctGAGTGTACATATATGCATTCTGAGGGGAAGTATGGATCAAAGTTTTAATAATATCCTGAAACATGCCAACTGAATCAACCCAAAAACTGCAACAATACTCTTAACTCATACCTACAGAAGAAAAAATTTGCACTTGAAAACACAACCTTTCAAATTTCAACCATGTTTGATTAAGCATGCATAAAATTCAAAAAAGTAGCTTTATACTACCTCAAAATTACTGATAGTATCGATGTACTAACTTGCAACCAAACAAAATGAAACCATTTCTATGCATTGTTAGATCGGAATTTCTTAAAAAAAGGAAGGTGGTTTTGTGTTAGAAGTTATAGGATAGCTCATGGGTAGGTGTAAGATTTGTCGCTCATAGGCCGAGGTGACTGCACACCCTCTATTTTGTGAACTTTATCTCCTTGGCTAGGGGGTGAAGGCAAGATACAAACAACAACCCAATAACCTTATATGATATGTATAAGTCAAGCATAGCTACATCAAAAGTTCCTTAAGCAGAACTGCCTAATGCAAGAAAAGCACCAAAGTCCCACTTGAAAAAATCAGGAGAGCAGATTAACAGAAAATGATTCAACACAAATTGCCATGAAGAGGATGATATTACAAACAACAGAGAACAATACCAGAAAGCTATACAAAAGCATCAAACCTGCATGAGTTGGGGGCCACTGTTGGAGGTCTTATTGCAGTTATGTGGAAGCCAAATTCCAAAAGATGCctgtttaataaaaatgagatctTTGGGAACAGATTAAAATAGAGAGACAAACAGAAAGACAGACAGACACTCAAAAGACAGAGGGAAACCTGCTAGCTTTCAAGGCTGTTGCTTCACTTCCCACTATAAGGGAAATGATGGGACTTGTAACGGGAATCCCCGTCAGGTCGCGGAAATCTTGGACCCTGTTCCATATAGCTCGTCTACGCCACATCTCTTTTTTTGCCACAATAACAGCAGCTGCATAAGTTACATCATTGACAATGTAGAAATAAGCCACATCAAATGTAAAGATAGAAAAATTGTGTACCAGTCTCAATTCCTACCTAGTTCAGGTTTTTTGCTCCTCATATTTcttaagatattttattttattttttgctttacTTGTGACAagcagaaaaagaaaaaggatctTGTTCATAACTATGGTAATGAGAAACACTAACATTTTGTCTAACGTGCCACACAAATCTACACTAGTCAGCAACCACGGTTATCAAAACATTTTTCTGTTCATCCAAGACCTCAGATAAAGCAATGATGAAAATGTCCATTCCACTTGGTAGATTTACCATGTGCAGCAGCAATTACGGGCACTGGGGTAGAAGTTGAAAATATGAAAGAGCGGCCCCTGGATTGTATCAATTGCTTCCATTTCTTGCTGTTCATTTagcatttcaaccccaaaaaagAGAAGAGTAAACGACAATTCCAATTAAAAATAACAGCAAATGCACTTCTTAAATTGTGCATAAAAGTCAAAGATTTTAGTATCATTAAGGAATTTGAATTTCATAAAAGAGACAGTTGATCCATCTTTACTACATATCCTGCTGGTTGATAAAGAACTCCTAGTGTAATAAAATAAGCAGCCAAAAACATAAAGAAAGAGAAATCAGTTTTGTGGagaaaaatttatatttgaacTTAGAGGTATAGATCCAAAACTCCAGAAGCCAAAGAGCTTGCGTGAGATCCACATAAAAGAAAGGTAAGAAAAATCATCTGGTACAAGTCTACCTTTAGATTCTGATTAATGAAGGAAGACTGGCCCCAAATGATGTTCAACTGCCAACTGATTTCAATCTTAGAACTCACAGCAGTAGAAAAACAAAGTATTGCTCCTAAACTGAAGATTCTAGTCTTTTTAACAAATTAATCAACTGAGGATTAGATTCAGGAGACCCATGCAATCTTCTCGGAAGTAACATAAAAAAGAATTTATGTGTGTGTATATCATAATATCATACACACACATGTACATTCTACTATTCTTTTTAGAGTAATACCTGCATGCTATGAATCCACCATGGCAGCCTGCTGCCTTACTCAGAGTACCCATGCAAATATCCACATCATTTGCGCAGTTGAACAACTCTGCTGCACCACCACCAGTTTTTCCACAAACAAATGTTGCATGAGCCTAAAGTTGAGTGGGAAAAAAAGAGCAGAATTCCTTATAATTATTAAGCATATCATAGTCGAATCAATTCAAGCAATAAGTAGAAATTCCttatcaaaattaaaaaaaaatcaaacaataTGTAGAAATAAAATGCGCAAGCCATTAACTATTACATTTAAAGGACGAAATGTCAAGAGACAAAAGGACTCAAGTATGAACATGGAGATTATAATTCTGAAACCTATGATTATTTCATTAGTGCTATTCTGCCCAATGAAGAAACACAATGGATGTTTATCGGGCAGAAAAGCAAGTATCTAGAGCCAAAGTAAGATTTGAGGAATAAATAAGATAAAACTCTGACTTTTCTTACCAGAAGTTTAAGGACTTACATCATCAATTGCCAACAAAAACCGATGCTTCTTGCGGAGTTTCACAAGGTCAATTAATGGTGCAAAGTCTCCATCCATACTAAACAAGCTGGTAACAAAGAACAAAATTAAGTACTTGCAAAAGAATTAAATCAATTATCATAAATGCTCCAGCAATTCCTACATATCCATCACTGCTCCATCTTTGACAGCTAAAATGATCACACAAGAAGCTACTAAGAAATGCAATTCTGTATGGTCATTATAAAATTGATTGGTGCCCTCTCTTTTATTCTTTCCattattttttccttctttttcttccttcTGTTTCAAGTTTTTTCTTGACCATGCCAGCTCAGAAGAAATTGATAAGAGTGAAAATTCCAATCATCACTCACCTGTCAGTAATGACAACTTTTTTCTTCATTGGGCAATTAGTTCtgttaaaacacaaaaatatacaaatgAAATACAGAATAACATCCCTTGAAAGTAGAAAACCAAATGAAAAATTATCATACAGTAACTCATTAAGATGGCGCATGTCACAGTGTTGATAGACAAAAACAGCTATGCCTTTCTGTTTCTCAGCTAGTCGTATACCATCAATGATTGATGCATGATTCAGGGCATCAGAAAAAACGGCAACTCTTTCATCTATTGAAGGTTGACTGCCTTTGGCTAGGAGCACACTAACATTGCCTACGGCTGTCATAAAGGCCATGTTGGCTGAAAAGCCTGTTGGACAAAGAAGGCAATCCTAATATGTAAAATCAGAGAGAGTAAGCATCAGTTTGAATCAGTTATTCACTGTAAAAGTGTACATGTGTCAGCTTTTTTCAATAATAATCTCAATTTAGAACCATCACTAGTTAAAAACATTCCAATGAATACGATGAATACATCCACTCATCTTATTATTATGCAGAGTCCGAGATGATGATTAAGAAACTTTAAAAATATGTACTACAACATACTAGCAGTATAAGAATAGAGGGAACACAAATCAGACGGATATGATTTAATAGTTCATCACCATCAAGTTAGTGACAAATGGTCCCTAATTTGAGAATATTTTGCAGCAAGATATGATGACTTAATTTTGATAAACATAAAACATGAATATCGTCTTTAGCCTAAAAAAAGTAAACACGCAAATTGAATTTCTACAGTGTACAGAACATTCAGAAACAATCTGATAAAAtggtagtttcttttttattctttttctcttGGTGGGGTCATAAATTCTTCTGGGAAAGTCCTACTTAGTCACATACAAACACAAGGATGTGCTTCTTACTTTCTCACTTGTCAATTTGGAGAGAGAGGACGGTTTGCCTTGTTGAAGTGCAGGTTGGATTGTCAACATTTATCAATAAAATGAAATGTCATTTTCCTTTTCCCAAAGAAGGATACTGTGGCAAGGAAAAAGTCATTTTTCATGATCGTaccctccctctctctctctctctctctctctctctctctctctctctctctctctctctctctctctctctctctctctctctctctctctctctctctctctctctctctctctctctcatccaTCTGTTATCATGGAAAATAACCTGCTATTATTGTGAAAATAGAAAACAATCAGTTGCCCATCAACTTGAATGATACAATATCAATTTGAAATTCAAACCCCAGAAATATTGATTAACCACCACAACCATCACAGTCCAATCATAATTCTTGCTAGAGATTACGAAATAACCAATCTGCTTCCAGCTACCACCTACTAATACCATAGTTATTCATGCCAACTATTGTTTTCTGCTGTTCTAAAATAGATTAGAGCAATCAACTCCACTTTGTGCAATCTCTTGCATCCACACATCATATTTTATGAATTTCTCCCCTACAAGCCCAAAGAGAACCAGAATCAAAACAGAAAGGAAAGATACATCCCTACTATAAGCAAAATATCATTGCCCTTTTCTTTAAGAATTTCTTGAGTGGATTAGCATGTTTGGGGAATTGAATTGTTTTATGAGAAGTTAAATGTAATCGAAGCTAGGAATACAGGTGTAAGATGGAAGAACAAGGTTGCCTTGTTAAACTGGGGTAATGTTAGGGACAAAGGATCAAGAAGATGACCTTTATTGGCAGGAAAATCCGCTGAGCATCATACAAACAGGCAGACACTCAATTATCTACTATAGGCAGTCTAAATTTATTAAAGATTGCATCATTAACTATCAACGAAGGACATGAACAACACATCCAATTTGTTTGATTTCAAAATCACTATAAAGATCATATAGCATTCTCTAATTGTACAAGCTAACAGTAACAAATGTACATAGAACTAGTCCAACTCTTGCTACTCTAAAAATCAATGAGTCAATAAGAAACCACAAAAAAAAGAGCTTCTGAGTTCTCTGACTCATAATTAAAATTCCTAAGCTATTGCCTTACTTCCACAAGGAAAAGATACAAAGGAAAATAAGGAATGTCGCTGTCGCATTACATGCTCTTGCATTTTACTTAGTATGTTTTTACTGATAGATAGGTTTCCAATTAAGCTAGTTCACCAAGTCTAATTTTACAACCTCAAAGGGTTGACTAATGAAGAAGACAATACCTCCTTGCTCTTCAACTCAGCCAAGGATGACTCTAATGATCGATGATAATTTGTATAACCACATATTAGTGCAGAACCTCTTGGACCCATTCCATGCTTTTGGACTGCCTGAATACAACCACAACAAATTAGTCAACTGTCATAATAACATCATAAAA
This sequence is a window from Nicotiana tomentosiformis chromosome 5, ASM39032v3, whole genome shotgun sequence. Protein-coding genes within it:
- the LOC104101260 gene encoding 8-amino-7-oxononanoate synthase-like, which encodes MGSWNEWVEQALEKLDSLKLLRSLRPIHLSDDTNTDVFEFFVGLCQSDRASVEVEISETTFQKWLLDIPSPGDDLGGTGAADTEAGVWGGRFRKLILFSSNDYLGLSSHPAVTKAATQAVQKHGMGPRGSALICGYTNYHRSLESSLAELKSKEDCLLCPTGFSANMAFMTAVGNVSVLLAKGSQPSIDERVAVFSDALNHASIIDGIRLAEKQKGIAVFVYQHCDMRHLNELLTNCPMKKKVVITDSLFSMDGDFAPLIDLVKLRKKHRFLLAIDDAHATFVCGKTGGGAAELFNCANDVDICMGTLSKAAGCHGGFIACSKKWKQLIQSRGRSFIFSTSTPVPVIAAAHAAVIVAKKEMWRRRAIWNRVQDFRDLTGIPVTSPIISLIVGSEATALKASRHLLEFGFHITAIRPPTVAPNSCRLRITLSAAHTLDDLRNLTAALSQCVNFSEIGFYCTSWNARL